The Vitis riparia cultivar Riparia Gloire de Montpellier isolate 1030 chromosome 3, EGFV_Vit.rip_1.0, whole genome shotgun sequence genome segment AAATCCAACTTCTCGATTATGGGACCTATACTTTCTGATATGATTTATCGGGTTTTCGAAAAACAACATGATTTACAATTTTcttctaaattaaattttaaaaaaatatcaatattatcCTTTTATCTTCTACaaataaatgcattttttaaattattccacAAGAACCCTACGTGTTGTGGTGTAGGCATTGTACAGAGGGAGAGAGTTCTCTTCTCAGAATCATCAAGGCATAGCTTTCGTCACCCCCACTGCAATGGAGAAGGTGGAGAGAATTCTGTGGCGCGTGGTTCCTGGTATGAAGAGGTTTCTCATCCTCTCCAAGACGCTCTCATTTTCATGTCTCCTCTTCCCAACTTACATCTCAATGATCTCATGGCTCCTGAGGATCCCATCTCCTCTCTCACGTCTCTTCTTCCAATCTCTTCTCTCATGGGCGCTCGTCAACTATGTTCTTGCAACATTCGCCTGCCACAGCTTCACCAATCCAGCCATCTTGAGTCTGATTTTGGGCTCATCCGAGACTCGCCGGAAGATTTCTGACCTTGGCTTTGTGAGTTTGGATTGatcccatctctctctctctttctctcgtGTGTTTTTGGGTAATGGGTGATTGAAATATTTTGGTTGCAGGAGCGTCATATTCAGATACTGGAGGGGTTTGGGTGGACGTTTTATTTTGATCTTTGTATCCCACTTCTTTTGATGCATGAGAGTTGTTTGGCTTGGTTCGCTGCCCTTGTTGCTTCCTGTTTTTCCAGCCGGTTGCAGAGGTCTTTTAGTATGAAGAAGCAGGTGATGACGAATCCAAACCCatgattttttcttaaaatggccaaaaaaaataaaaaaataaaaaaataaacctttttagAATCGTTAATGTGTTGTCATTTGTACATCTATTCAtaactattttgactttttGACTCACTGCTTCTTTCTATCCTAGTAAatcataagaataaaaattaaattattttctagaataatattaaaaataaaaatttattatcataaaatttaaaaatcaaatctcatactgattttgatttcaaatattttcttttcaggttcaaaaatttgaagattttttaaaataataataataataaaatcaataaattattttatatgttattttaagcttatttcactttttttttcctcttttgtgtgaatattaaataatttataaatatatatatttaattaatttgaattatatttgattttattatatattttttataataaaattaaatatgaaaaaaaaatctttttttttttcttggtactttctaggaagcatttgattagagagaaaattttgaaatcatatcttaaaaagaaaactattaaaaacaaggataatttttatatttttaaaattttgactaaataaaatcagagatgataaaaaaaaaaattgctgatattaatattaatattaattaattttttgttggtGTTGTTTAACAGATAAAATTGATAATGACTTGGTGGGAAGATGATGATCGCAAAGAAGAAGAATACGGA includes the following:
- the LOC117911576 gene encoding stress response protein NST1-like codes for the protein MEKVERILWRVVPGMKRFLILSKTLSFSCLLFPTYISMISWLLRIPSPLSRLFFQSLLSWALVNYVLATFACHSFTNPAILSLILGSSETRRKISDLGFERHIQILEGFGWTFYFDLCIPLLLMHESCLAWFAALVASCFSSRLQRSFSMKKQIKLIMTWWEDDDRKEEEYGEELRIEEEEEEEKAEDQLRIEEEEEEEEEEEEKEKAEDLQKWMVLKTREDEMKKEEEARREEMMKKVMEKLRKEKEKHKGYRRKWEEEKEEKARLNGELCVATKWADYCQTFLQNYEEERRKWEEERSELTAKLCAAQKSSDLYQQLLHECSSF